One segment of Streptomyces sp. NBC_00576 DNA contains the following:
- a CDS encoding nucleotidyltransferase domain-containing protein: protein MHPYPTPESPEALVRDHTVYACVMGSRAFGLATDGSDTDRRGVFLAPTPLFWRFEKPPTHVEGPAEEQFSWELERFCTLALRANPNILECLHSPLVEYADDTGRELLALRGAFLSRQTHETFARYALGQHKKLAADVRIHGGPRWKHAMHLLRLLMSCRDLLRTGTLTIDVGDERGPLLAVKRGEVPWPEVQSRMNRLAAEAEAASHRSPLPEEPDRRRVEDFLIRTRRASARQPDPYDEVVQGVVRDGRIRQP, encoded by the coding sequence ATGCACCCGTATCCCACCCCCGAGAGCCCCGAGGCCCTGGTACGCGACCACACGGTCTACGCCTGCGTGATGGGTTCGCGCGCCTTCGGTCTGGCGACGGACGGCAGCGACACGGACCGGCGCGGGGTGTTCCTCGCGCCCACTCCCCTGTTCTGGCGCTTCGAGAAGCCACCCACGCATGTGGAGGGCCCGGCGGAGGAGCAGTTCAGCTGGGAGCTGGAACGCTTCTGCACACTGGCTCTGCGGGCCAACCCGAACATCCTGGAGTGCCTCCACTCTCCCCTCGTGGAGTACGCCGACGACACCGGCCGCGAACTCCTCGCCCTGCGCGGGGCGTTCCTCTCCCGCCAGACGCACGAGACGTTCGCGCGCTACGCGCTGGGCCAGCACAAGAAGCTGGCGGCCGACGTGCGCATCCACGGCGGTCCGCGCTGGAAGCACGCGATGCACCTGCTGCGCCTCCTGATGAGCTGCCGCGACCTGCTGCGCACGGGCACGCTGACGATCGATGTCGGCGACGAGCGCGGCCCGCTGCTGGCGGTCAAGCGGGGCGAGGTGCCGTGGCCGGAGGTCCAGTCCCGGATGAACCGTCTCGCCGCGGAGGCCGAGGCGGCGTCCCACCGCAGCCCGCTGCCGGAGGAACCGGACCGGCGACGCGTCGAGGACTTCCTCATCCGCACCCGCCGCGCCTCAGCCCGCCAGCCGGACCCGTACGACGAGGTCGTGCAGGGCGTCGTGCGCGACGGGCGCATCCGGCAGCCCTGA
- a CDS encoding transglycosylase family protein has translation MSECADSYTRKTRKTAVLAGAALLAPLGLLAATGNAAAADSGVWDRIAQCESGGNWHINTGNGYYGGLQFSAGTWRAYGGTAYAATADGASRSQQIAVATKVQGAQGWGAWPTCSARAGAGGSAPAVSGSDAGSGSATTKSTKKSTKPSTERSANNASGSGESAASKAPSKAPERSPAHTGRSSSRGDYTVRAGDTLSGIAARYTTTWQHLYAANKAVIGDSPDLIMPGQRLDF, from the coding sequence ATGTCCGAATGTGCCGATAGTTACACCCGCAAGACGCGCAAGACGGCGGTCCTCGCCGGGGCAGCACTGCTCGCCCCTCTCGGACTGCTGGCCGCGACCGGCAACGCCGCGGCAGCGGACAGCGGGGTGTGGGACCGCATCGCCCAGTGCGAGAGCGGCGGAAACTGGCACATCAACACCGGCAACGGCTACTACGGAGGGCTCCAGTTCTCCGCCGGCACCTGGCGCGCCTACGGCGGCACGGCCTACGCGGCCACCGCCGACGGGGCCAGCAGGTCCCAGCAGATCGCCGTCGCCACCAAGGTCCAGGGCGCCCAGGGCTGGGGCGCGTGGCCGACCTGTTCGGCGCGTGCCGGGGCCGGCGGGAGCGCTCCCGCCGTATCGGGCTCCGACGCGGGCTCCGGTTCGGCCACCACCAAGTCGACGAAGAAGTCGACCAAGCCGTCCACCGAGCGGTCGGCCAACAATGCGAGCGGTTCCGGTGAGTCCGCCGCCTCCAAGGCTCCGTCGAAGGCACCGGAGCGTTCGCCGGCCCACACGGGCCGCAGCTCGTCCCGCGGCGACTACACCGTCCGCGCGGGCGACACCCTGAGCGGCATCGCCGCCCGGTACACGACCACCTGGCAGCACCTCTACGCCGCCAACAAGGCTGTCATCGGCGACAGTCCCGACCTGATCATGCCGGGACAGAGGCTCGACTTCTGA
- a CDS encoding nucleotidyltransferase domain-containing protein: protein MNDALGLADLPDLDLASVVAEQPDPVLFATVSGAHLYGFPSRDSDVDLRGVHLLPAADLVGLREPAETRSRMWVRDGVELDLVTHDLRKFVRLLLRRNGYVLEQLLSPLVVHTTDTHRELAELAPGVLTSHHAHHYRGFAGTQWRLFGTSGELKPLLYTFRALLTGIQLMRGGEVQAHLPTLVGEIGEAPAYLPELVAAKAEREHGPADVDHARVAGDVEALHRVLDEAQDASGLPDAPVAHDALHDLVVRVRLAG, encoded by the coding sequence ATGAACGATGCGCTCGGCCTCGCGGACCTCCCGGATCTCGACCTGGCGTCGGTGGTCGCCGAGCAGCCCGATCCGGTGCTCTTCGCCACCGTCTCGGGCGCCCATCTCTACGGTTTCCCGTCCCGCGACTCGGACGTGGACCTCCGAGGCGTCCATCTGCTGCCGGCCGCCGACCTGGTCGGGCTCCGGGAGCCGGCGGAGACCCGGTCGCGGATGTGGGTGCGGGACGGTGTCGAGCTGGACCTCGTCACCCACGATCTGCGCAAGTTCGTACGGCTGTTGCTGCGCCGCAACGGCTACGTGCTGGAGCAGCTGCTGTCCCCGCTGGTCGTGCACACCACCGACACGCACCGCGAACTCGCCGAACTCGCCCCCGGGGTTCTCACCAGTCACCACGCCCACCACTACCGGGGCTTCGCGGGCACACAGTGGCGGCTCTTCGGGACGAGCGGTGAACTCAAGCCGTTGCTGTACACGTTCCGTGCGCTGCTCACCGGCATCCAGCTGATGCGCGGTGGCGAGGTGCAGGCGCATCTGCCCACGCTCGTCGGGGAGATCGGCGAGGCCCCCGCGTATCTGCCGGAGCTGGTCGCGGCCAAGGCGGAGCGGGAGCACGGGCCGGCCGACGTCGACCACGCGCGCGTGGCGGGCGATGTGGAGGCGTTGCACCGGGTGCTGGACGAGGCGCAGGACGCCTCAGGGCTGCCGGATGCGCCCGTCGCGCACGACGCCCTGCACGACCTCGTCGTACGGGTCCGGCTGGCGGGCTGA
- a CDS encoding DUF6529 family protein, translating to MTVDPNAATQSFPPRPPAPGPSGPSAARYLVPALVAAAVAVALGVYGKVHDPEGTAFNLAGFSSTGAVKSWLATVAFGFALVQVVSALMVYGKLPGPSWSATLHRWSGRIAFLVAVPVAVHCLYAFGFQTYDSRVMWHSILGCFFFGVFSAKMLLLRWDRLPGWLLPVVGGLVFTVLTIVWLTSALWFFRNFGVTT from the coding sequence ATGACCGTGGACCCGAACGCCGCCACCCAGAGCTTCCCGCCGCGCCCGCCGGCCCCCGGCCCCAGTGGCCCCAGCGCGGCCCGCTATCTCGTCCCGGCGCTCGTCGCCGCCGCCGTGGCGGTGGCCCTCGGTGTGTACGGCAAGGTCCACGACCCGGAGGGCACCGCCTTCAACCTGGCCGGGTTCAGCAGCACGGGCGCGGTGAAGTCCTGGCTCGCGACGGTGGCGTTCGGCTTCGCGCTCGTCCAGGTCGTGTCGGCGCTCATGGTGTACGGGAAGCTGCCGGGCCCGAGTTGGTCGGCGACACTGCACCGCTGGTCGGGGCGGATCGCGTTCCTGGTGGCGGTTCCGGTGGCGGTGCACTGTCTGTACGCGTTCGGGTTTCAAACCTACGATTCCCGCGTTATGTGGCACTCCATCCTGGGTTGCTTTTTCTTCGGCGTTTTCAGTGCAAAGATGCTGCTGCTTCGCTGGGATCGGCTGCCCGGCTGGCTGCTGCCGGTCGTCGGCGGACTGGTCTTCACCGTCCTGACGATCGTCTGGCTCACTTCCGCCCTCTGGTTCTTCCGCAACTTCGGAGTGACGACATGA
- the aroH gene encoding chorismate mutase, translating to MAVRAVRGAVQLDQDEAGHMDERVSELLTAVLERNSLTADDLISVWFTATPDLHSDFPAAAARKLGIVDVPLICAQELDIEGAMPRVVRILAHIESDLPRADIAHVYLGAAAALRKDIAQ from the coding sequence GTGGCGGTACGAGCGGTCCGGGGCGCCGTCCAACTGGATCAGGACGAGGCCGGGCACATGGACGAGCGGGTCAGCGAGCTGCTCACCGCGGTCCTGGAACGCAACAGCCTCACCGCGGACGACCTGATCAGCGTCTGGTTCACGGCCACCCCCGACCTGCACAGCGACTTCCCGGCCGCCGCGGCCCGCAAGCTCGGCATCGTCGACGTACCGCTGATCTGTGCCCAGGAGCTGGACATCGAGGGCGCGATGCCGCGGGTGGTCCGGATCCTCGCGCACATCGAGTCGGACCTGCCCCGCGCCGACATCGCGCACGTCTACCTCGGTGCCGCGGCGGCCCTGCGCAAGGACATCGCCCAGTGA
- the der gene encoding ribosome biogenesis GTPase Der, translating to MNDHIPSGGSGEHEHGELGDAEYAEFMELAAVEGFDVEDVEGAIDEAGHGPLPVLAVVGRPNVGKSTLVNRIIGRREAVVEDKPGVTRDRVTYEAEWAGRRFKIVDTGGWEQDVLGIDASVAAQAEYAIEASDAVVFVVDAKVGATDTDEAVVRLLRKAGKPVVLCANKVDGPSGEADATSLWALGLGEPHPVSSLHGRGTGDMLDAVLEALPEAPAQTFGAGVGGPRRIALIGRPNVGKSSLLNKVAGQERVVVNEIAGTTRDPVDELIELGGVTWKFIDTAGIRKRVHLQQGADYYASLRTAAAVEKAEVAVILIDGSENISIQDQRIVTMAVDAGRAIVLAYNKWDTLDEERRYYLEREIETELAQVAWAPRVNVSARTGRHMEKLVPAIEAALAGWETRVPTGRLNAFLGELVAAHPHPVRGGKQPRILFGTQAGTKPPRFVLFASGFIEAGYRRFVERRLREEFGFDGTPIHISVRVREKRGRKK from the coding sequence ATGAACGACCACATTCCCTCCGGCGGCTCGGGAGAGCACGAGCACGGAGAGCTTGGCGATGCCGAGTACGCGGAGTTCATGGAGCTCGCCGCGGTAGAGGGCTTCGACGTCGAGGATGTCGAGGGCGCGATCGACGAGGCGGGGCATGGGCCGCTGCCCGTTCTCGCCGTCGTGGGGCGGCCGAACGTCGGCAAGTCGACGCTCGTCAACCGCATCATCGGGCGCCGCGAGGCCGTCGTCGAGGACAAGCCCGGCGTCACCCGCGACCGCGTCACCTACGAGGCCGAATGGGCCGGGCGGCGCTTCAAGATCGTCGACACCGGCGGCTGGGAGCAGGACGTCCTCGGTATCGACGCCTCCGTGGCCGCGCAGGCCGAGTACGCGATCGAGGCGTCCGACGCGGTCGTCTTCGTCGTCGACGCCAAGGTCGGCGCGACCGACACCGACGAGGCGGTCGTCCGGCTGCTGCGCAAGGCCGGCAAGCCCGTCGTGCTGTGCGCCAACAAGGTCGACGGGCCGAGCGGCGAGGCCGACGCCACGTCCCTGTGGGCCCTCGGGCTCGGCGAGCCGCACCCCGTCTCCTCGCTGCACGGCCGCGGCACCGGCGACATGCTGGACGCCGTCCTGGAGGCGCTGCCCGAGGCACCCGCGCAGACCTTCGGCGCCGGGGTCGGCGGCCCGCGCCGCATCGCCCTCATCGGCCGCCCGAACGTCGGCAAGTCCTCGCTGCTGAACAAGGTGGCGGGCCAGGAGCGCGTCGTCGTCAACGAGATCGCGGGCACCACCCGTGACCCGGTCGACGAGCTCATCGAACTCGGCGGTGTCACCTGGAAGTTCATCGACACGGCGGGCATCCGCAAGCGCGTCCACCTCCAGCAGGGTGCCGACTACTACGCCTCGCTGCGTACGGCCGCCGCCGTGGAGAAGGCCGAGGTCGCCGTCATCCTGATCGACGGCTCCGAGAACATCTCCATCCAGGACCAGCGGATCGTCACCATGGCCGTCGACGCGGGCCGTGCGATCGTCCTCGCGTACAACAAGTGGGACACGCTCGACGAGGAGCGCCGCTACTACCTGGAGCGGGAGATCGAGACCGAGCTCGCCCAGGTGGCGTGGGCGCCCCGCGTCAACGTCTCGGCGCGCACCGGCCGGCACATGGAGAAGCTGGTCCCCGCGATCGAGGCCGCCCTCGCGGGCTGGGAGACCCGGGTTCCCACGGGCCGACTGAACGCCTTCCTCGGTGAACTGGTCGCCGCCCATCCGCACCCGGTCCGGGGCGGCAAGCAGCCGCGCATCCTGTTCGGCACGCAGGCGGGCACCAAGCCGCCGCGGTTCGTGCTCTTCGCCTCCGGCTTCATCGAGGCCGGTTACCGCCGTTTCGTGGAGCGCCGACTGCGCGAGGAGTTCGGCTTCGACGGCACGCCGATCCACATCTCGGTGCGGGTGCGCGAGAAGCGAGGCCGGAAGAAGTAG
- a CDS encoding ATP-binding cassette domain-containing protein, translated as MTLSLRHARVRYGPLEALHGVSLTAPGPGITVLLGRNGSGRTTVLRALAGAVPLSGGAVVWDGADVTRVPAYERARRGLCLVPERQAVFGSLTVRENLELAARDAAPALDAYPPLKPLLSRRAGTLSGGEQRMLALSRALLAHARVVLVDEPAQGMSPTVAARTYELLSALDACVIVAEQRLPPVLHGRRALVYELRRGTVVFSGEAAELAGPSG; from the coding sequence ATGACCCTCTCCCTGCGGCACGCGCGCGTGCGGTACGGCCCGTTGGAGGCCCTGCACGGCGTCTCCCTCACCGCCCCCGGTCCGGGCATCACCGTCCTGCTGGGCCGCAACGGCTCCGGCCGTACGACCGTGCTGCGCGCCCTCGCCGGAGCGGTACCGCTGTCCGGGGGCGCGGTGGTGTGGGACGGGGCCGACGTGACCCGGGTGCCCGCGTACGAACGTGCCCGGCGTGGTCTGTGCCTGGTCCCGGAGCGGCAGGCCGTGTTCGGGTCGCTGACCGTCCGGGAGAACCTGGAGCTTGCGGCACGCGACGCCGCCCCCGCGCTCGACGCCTACCCGCCGCTGAAGCCCCTGCTGTCACGCCGCGCGGGCACCCTCTCCGGCGGCGAGCAGCGCATGCTCGCGCTCTCCCGCGCCCTGCTGGCACACGCGCGCGTGGTGCTCGTCGACGAACCCGCGCAGGGCATGTCACCGACGGTCGCGGCCCGCACGTACGAACTGCTGAGCGCGCTGGACGCCTGCGTGATCGTCGCCGAGCAGCGGCTGCCGCCCGTTCTGCACGGCCGCCGCGCTCTCGTGTACGAACTCCGCCGGGGCACTGTCGTGTTCAGCGGGGAGGCGGCCGAACTGGCCGGCCCCTCGGGATGA
- a CDS encoding lysophospholipid acyltransferase family protein, which produces MRRHPRRGEAGREVSGPSKSSKASEVPTARGAEVGRRIGVGLMYGLWKPRVLGSWKVPATGPVILAVNHSHNIDGPMVIGVAPRASHFLVKKEAFIGPLAPAMRALGQVEVDRSTADRTAITHALGVLASGGVLGIFPEGSRGDGDFASLRAGLAYFAVRSGAPVVPVAVLGSSDRRGRLIKGLPPLRSRVDVVFGDPFVAGDGTGRRTRTALDEATVHIQKQLTAHLENARRLTGRQENAGRPAER; this is translated from the coding sequence GTGCGTCGTCACCCTCGTCGAGGAGAAGCGGGACGCGAAGTGAGCGGACCGTCGAAGTCGTCGAAGGCGTCCGAGGTTCCTACGGCGCGGGGCGCCGAGGTCGGGCGGCGCATCGGTGTCGGCCTGATGTACGGGCTGTGGAAGCCGCGCGTGCTCGGTTCCTGGAAGGTGCCCGCGACCGGTCCGGTGATCCTCGCCGTCAACCACTCGCACAACATCGACGGGCCGATGGTCATCGGTGTGGCGCCCCGGGCGTCGCACTTCCTGGTCAAGAAGGAGGCGTTCATCGGGCCGCTCGCCCCCGCCATGCGCGCCCTCGGTCAGGTGGAGGTGGACCGCTCGACGGCCGACCGCACGGCGATCACCCACGCCCTGGGTGTGCTGGCGAGCGGCGGGGTGCTCGGGATCTTTCCCGAGGGCAGCCGGGGCGACGGCGACTTCGCCTCGCTGCGCGCCGGTCTCGCCTACTTCGCGGTGCGGAGTGGAGCTCCCGTCGTTCCCGTGGCCGTCCTGGGAAGTTCCGACCGGCGGGGACGGTTGATAAAAGGGCTGCCTCCGCTGCGCAGTCGCGTCGACGTGGTCTTCGGTGACCCGTTCGTCGCGGGCGACGGCACCGGGCGGCGTACGCGCACGGCGCTGGACGAGGCGACCGTACACATTCAGAAGCAGCTCACCGCTCACCTGGAGAACGCCAGACGGCTCACCGGCCGCCAGGAAAACGCCGGGCGCCCCGCTGAGCGCTGA
- the cmk gene encoding (d)CMP kinase — protein MDRAAVIVAIDGPSGTGKSSTSKAVAAQLGLAYLDTGAQYRAITWWMVSNGIDITDPSAIAAVAGKAEIVSGTDPENPTITVDGIDVGGPIRTQEVTSKVSAVSAVPEVRALITELQRSIAASAEKGIVVEGRDIGTTVLPDADLKIFLTASPEARAARRSGELKGADVNATREALLKRDAADSSRKTSPLAKADDAVEVDTSELTLQQVIECVVTLVEEKRDAK, from the coding sequence GTGGATCGCGCCGCAGTGATTGTCGCCATTGACGGGCCCTCCGGCACAGGCAAGTCGAGCACGTCCAAGGCCGTTGCCGCGCAGCTCGGGCTGGCCTACCTGGACACCGGGGCCCAGTACCGGGCGATCACCTGGTGGATGGTGAGCAACGGAATCGACATCACGGACCCCTCCGCGATAGCCGCCGTGGCAGGCAAGGCCGAGATCGTCTCCGGTACGGACCCGGAGAACCCGACGATCACCGTGGACGGCATCGACGTCGGCGGCCCGATCCGCACCCAGGAGGTCACCTCCAAGGTCAGCGCGGTGAGCGCCGTACCGGAGGTGCGTGCCCTGATCACCGAACTGCAGCGTTCCATCGCCGCGTCCGCCGAGAAGGGGATCGTCGTCGAGGGGCGCGACATCGGGACGACCGTGCTGCCCGACGCCGACCTGAAGATCTTCCTCACCGCTTCCCCGGAGGCGCGGGCCGCCCGCCGCAGCGGTGAGCTGAAGGGTGCCGACGTCAACGCCACCCGTGAGGCGCTGCTGAAGCGGGACGCGGCCGACTCCAGCCGCAAGACCTCGCCGCTCGCCAAGGCGGACGACGCGGTGGAGGTCGACACCTCCGAGCTGACCCTGCAGCAGGTCATCGAGTGCGTCGTCACCCTCGTCGAGGAGAAGCGGGACGCGAAGTGA
- a CDS encoding Rieske (2Fe-2S) protein, producing the protein MTQGPTRRTVLLATGAAALTAGCSEYGDESASSSVSAGSPGQELATTADIPVGGGKIFKDEQVVVTQPKEGEFKAFTSICTHQQCPVANVKGGTINCTCHGSKFNITDGSVANPPAARPLAEKKITVTGNSIRLA; encoded by the coding sequence ATGACGCAAGGCCCGACGCGACGCACGGTCCTCCTCGCGACGGGCGCGGCGGCGCTCACGGCGGGATGCAGCGAGTACGGCGACGAATCCGCGTCCTCGTCGGTCTCCGCCGGCTCCCCCGGACAGGAACTGGCCACGACGGCCGACATCCCGGTCGGCGGCGGCAAGATCTTCAAGGACGAGCAGGTCGTGGTGACACAGCCGAAGGAGGGCGAGTTCAAGGCCTTCACGTCGATCTGTACGCACCAGCAGTGCCCCGTGGCCAACGTCAAGGGCGGCACCATCAACTGCACCTGCCACGGCAGCAAGTTCAACATCACTGACGGTTCGGTGGCCAACCCGCCGGCCGCGCGGCCGCTGGCCGAGAAGAAGATCACGGTTACGGGAAATTCGATCCGCCTGGCGTGA
- a CDS encoding prephenate dehydrogenase — protein sequence MRTALVIGTGLIGTSAALALASRGVVVHLTDHDPEQARTAAALGAGTDEVPEGPVDLAIIAAPPAHVAGALADAMRRGVARGYLDVASVKGGPRRELEALGLDLASYIGSHPMSGREKSGPLAATGDLFEGRPWVLTPTRDTDTEVLNLALELVSHCRAVPVVMDADAHDRAVALVSHMPHLVSSMVAARLENAEESAVRLCGQGIRDVTRIAASDPGMWIDILSANPGPVADLLTDVAADLEETVQALRSLQSSDEAKRREGVTGVEDVLRRGNAGQVRVPGKHGSAPRVYEVVAVLIDDQPGQLARIFADAGRAGVNIEDVRIEHATGQQAGLVQLMVEPKAAPVLSASLRERGWAIRQ from the coding sequence GTGAGAACCGCACTCGTCATCGGCACAGGCCTGATCGGTACGTCCGCCGCGCTCGCCCTCGCCTCACGCGGCGTCGTCGTCCATCTCACCGACCACGACCCCGAGCAGGCCCGTACGGCAGCCGCCCTGGGTGCCGGTACGGACGAGGTGCCGGAGGGGCCGGTCGACCTCGCGATCATCGCCGCGCCGCCCGCGCACGTGGCGGGCGCCCTCGCCGACGCGATGCGCCGGGGGGTCGCGCGCGGCTACCTCGACGTGGCCAGCGTCAAGGGCGGCCCGCGCCGCGAGCTGGAGGCGCTGGGTCTCGACCTGGCGTCGTACATCGGCTCGCACCCCATGTCGGGCCGCGAGAAGTCCGGCCCGCTGGCCGCGACCGGCGACCTCTTCGAGGGCCGTCCCTGGGTGCTGACGCCGACCCGCGACACCGACACCGAGGTGCTGAACCTCGCGCTGGAACTGGTCTCGCACTGCCGTGCCGTCCCCGTCGTCATGGACGCGGACGCCCACGACCGTGCCGTGGCCCTCGTCTCCCACATGCCGCATCTGGTCTCCAGCATGGTCGCGGCGCGGCTGGAGAACGCGGAGGAGTCGGCCGTACGGCTGTGCGGGCAGGGCATCCGGGACGTGACCCGGATCGCCGCGTCCGATCCCGGCATGTGGATCGACATCCTCTCCGCCAACCCCGGGCCGGTCGCCGACCTCCTCACGGACGTCGCCGCCGATCTGGAGGAGACGGTTCAGGCGCTGCGCTCACTCCAGTCCTCCGACGAGGCGAAGCGCCGCGAGGGTGTCACCGGGGTCGAGGATGTCCTGCGGCGCGGGAACGCCGGGCAGGTTCGGGTGCCCGGCAAGCACGGGTCCGCTCCGCGGGTGTATGAGGTGGTTGCCGTTCTTATCGACGACCAGCCTGGGCAGCTGGCCCGGATCTTCGCCGATGCGGGGCGGGCGGGGGTCAATATCGAGGATGTGCGGATCGAGCATGCGACGGGGCAGCAGGCGGGGCTTGTGCAGTTGATGGTGGAGCCGAAGGCTGCGCCTGTGCTTTCGGCTTCGCTGCGGGAGCGAGGGTGGGCGATTCGGCAGTAG